The following are encoded in a window of Eschrichtius robustus isolate mEscRob2 chromosome 1, mEscRob2.pri, whole genome shotgun sequence genomic DNA:
- the PIGBOS1 gene encoding protein PIGBOS1, which produces MFGRLTFPQLLFASILGIAGGIYIYQPIFEQYSRDQKELKEKLKLVQDSEEKKS; this is translated from the coding sequence ATGTTTGGAAGATTGACTTTTCCACAACTGCTTTTTGCTAGCATCCTTGGAATTGCTGGAGGAATATATATTTATCAACCAATATTTGAACAGTATTCCAGAGATCAGaaggaattaaaagaaaagttgAAATTGGTACAAGactcagaagagaagaaaagttaA